The following are from one region of the Thermodesulfobacteriota bacterium genome:
- a CDS encoding PAS domain S-box protein: protein MRAPRIWHTTSGRLLIFLVGFSLAGILVTTAGSVYTSYQNELRAISAKERDLEVSYRPVLAQNLWTSDRRQALILLEGILHHPSIEYAAVETSDGQIFAAAGEVSAQNSRTCRWPLTYLYKGRSMALGSFEVVFNLDSIRQHLTAKALSSVVVQTIQISLLALLFYGALNQLVIRHLGRISAYFDELNLEHPDRPLTLHRGPMAQEDELENVVLAIERMRQRLADNKIVHTRMLGSLADRNAVLRRKISQLQETREQLRASEQKSSIILSRAMDGFFTCDRQGRILSANQAYCRMLGYREAEMLGLTIPDLEAQETPADVDQHMERIIATGGDRFETVHRHRDGRLVAVEISVNHDATMAGIFFSFVRDITERKRAEAALNDVRKTSETILNSIEEAICLINVQDFSIIDANEVFVRELGLDRAQILGRPCFEVTHRLHRPCGPPNHLCPLAETVQTGRPAHQEHVHCDHAGREHYVDIHTFPIKSASGRLEQVVHVSRDISERKRAEQHLRQAREAAEQASRAKSEFLANMSHEIRTPMNAVIGMTSLALATDLSAEQRHYLQVVEESAGFLLSLVNNILDFSKIEAGELALSPRTFDLRMVLASVGRAFQLQADKKGIGLSWQIAESTHPFLTGDDLRLRQVLLNLVGNAVKFTETGEVRVEVETLSATGTAAVLRFRVRDTGPGIPPGVRDAIFEPFFQADNSVTRRAGGTGLGLAICKKLVQLMGGRIGVDSETGLGTVFSFTVALPKAFPAAAEAAPDRDTEEAGSPPSPRLAILLVEDNAFNRELARILLENQGHQVALAASGLEALEALACQRFDVVLMDVQMPEMDGITATAIIRACEAGEPADLPAHQELIARVCRSLEGSRTPIVAMTAHAMAGDRERCLAAGMDGYITKPYQPAEIAQTLAQVVAGAGQAT from the coding sequence ATGCGCGCCCCCCGGATCTGGCACACGACCAGCGGCCGGCTGCTCATCTTCCTGGTCGGCTTCAGTCTGGCTGGTATTCTGGTGACCACGGCGGGCAGCGTCTACACCAGCTACCAGAACGAGCTGCGGGCCATCAGCGCCAAGGAGCGTGACCTCGAGGTCAGCTACCGGCCGGTCCTGGCCCAGAACCTCTGGACCTCCGACCGGCGGCAGGCCCTCATCCTTCTGGAGGGCATCCTGCACCATCCCTCCATCGAGTACGCGGCGGTCGAAACCAGTGACGGCCAGATCTTTGCCGCCGCTGGCGAGGTGTCGGCCCAGAACAGCCGGACCTGCCGCTGGCCCCTCACCTACCTCTACAAGGGGCGGTCGATGGCGCTGGGCTCGTTCGAGGTGGTCTTCAATCTGGACAGCATCCGGCAGCACCTCACCGCCAAGGCCCTGTCCAGCGTGGTCGTCCAGACCATCCAGATCTCGCTTCTGGCCCTGCTTTTCTACGGCGCGCTCAACCAGCTGGTGATCCGGCATCTGGGCAGGATCTCCGCCTACTTTGATGAGCTGAACCTCGAGCATCCGGACCGGCCCCTCACCCTGCACCGGGGCCCGATGGCACAGGAGGACGAGCTTGAGAACGTCGTGCTGGCCATCGAGCGGATGCGCCAGCGGCTGGCCGACAACAAGATCGTCCATACCCGGATGCTGGGCTCCCTGGCAGACCGGAACGCGGTCCTGCGCCGGAAGATCAGCCAGCTGCAGGAGACCCGGGAACAGCTGCGGGCCAGCGAGCAGAAAAGCTCCATCATCCTCAGCCGGGCCATGGACGGCTTTTTCACCTGCGACCGCCAGGGCCGGATTCTCAGTGCCAACCAGGCCTATTGCCGCATGCTCGGCTACCGGGAAGCGGAGATGCTGGGCCTGACCATTCCTGACCTGGAGGCCCAGGAGACCCCGGCGGACGTGGACCAGCACATGGAGCGGATCATCGCCACCGGCGGCGACCGCTTCGAGACGGTGCACCGCCACCGGGACGGCCGGCTGGTGGCGGTGGAGATCAGCGTCAATCACGATGCTACCATGGCCGGCATCTTCTTTTCTTTTGTCCGGGACATCACGGAGCGGAAACGGGCCGAGGCGGCGCTCAACGACGTCCGCAAGACCAGCGAGACCATCCTGAACAGCATCGAGGAGGCCATCTGCCTGATCAATGTGCAGGACTTTTCGATTATCGATGCCAACGAGGTCTTTGTCCGGGAGCTGGGCCTCGACCGGGCGCAAATCCTCGGCCGCCCCTGCTTCGAGGTTACCCACCGGCTGCACCGGCCCTGCGGCCCGCCCAACCACCTGTGTCCCCTGGCGGAGACGGTGCAGACCGGCCGGCCAGCCCACCAGGAGCATGTCCATTGCGACCACGCCGGCCGGGAGCACTACGTGGATATCCACACCTTCCCCATCAAGAGCGCCTCCGGCCGGCTGGAGCAGGTGGTCCACGTCTCCCGGGACATCTCCGAGCGGAAACGGGCCGAGCAGCACCTGCGCCAGGCCCGGGAGGCGGCGGAGCAGGCCAGCCGGGCCAAGAGCGAGTTTCTGGCCAACATGAGCCACGAGATCCGCACGCCGATGAACGCCGTCATCGGCATGACCAGCCTGGCGCTGGCCACCGACCTCAGCGCCGAGCAGCGGCACTACCTGCAAGTGGTGGAGGAGTCGGCGGGCTTTCTGCTCAGCCTGGTCAACAACATCCTGGATTTTTCGAAGATCGAGGCCGGTGAGCTGGCCTTGAGCCCCCGGACCTTCGATCTGCGCATGGTTCTGGCCTCGGTGGGGCGCGCCTTCCAGCTCCAGGCCGACAAGAAGGGGATCGGGCTGTCCTGGCAGATCGCCGAGTCGACCCATCCGTTTCTGACCGGCGACGACCTGCGGCTGCGCCAGGTGCTGCTCAATCTGGTGGGCAATGCGGTGAAGTTCACGGAAACCGGCGAGGTCCGGGTGGAGGTGGAAACCCTCTCCGCCACCGGCACCGCGGCGGTCCTCCGTTTCCGGGTCCGCGACACCGGGCCGGGCATTCCGCCGGGGGTGCGCGACGCCATCTTCGAGCCGTTCTTCCAGGCCGACAACAGCGTCACCCGGCGGGCCGGCGGCACCGGGCTGGGGCTGGCCATCTGCAAGAAGCTGGTGCAGCTCATGGGCGGGAGAATCGGGGTGGACAGCGAGACAGGCCTGGGGACGGTCTTCTCCTTCACCGTGGCCCTGCCCAAGGCCTTCCCTGCCGCAGCCGAGGCCGCCCCGGACCGCGACACCGAGGAGGCCGGCAGCCCACCCAGCCCCAGACTGGCCATCCTCCTGGTGGAGGACAATGCCTTCAACCGCGAGCTGGCGCGGATCCTGCTCGAAAACCAGGGCCATCAGGTCGCGCTGGCCGCCTCCGGCCTGGAGGCCCTGGAGGCCCTGGCCTGCCAGCGCTTCGACGTGGTGCTCATGGACGTGCAGATGCCGGAGATGGACGGCATCACCG
- a CDS encoding transporter substrate-binding domain-containing protein, producing MPAVQSHAMRRQAPSPLTRLPAAAGCRQRLPALVSLLLLLLSAAAPARAGQPLVLNTPGNPPWHYPDQSGIADRLAHEAFRRIGLEVVIQSLPAERALLNADAGLEDGDCGRIPGLSARYPHLVQVPAVYARADFVVFTRRSDLAIRSWQDLAPLDVAIIRGHKLAEQSLPQTRSLTSVDSVDLLFTLLVKDRVDVAICERLFGSHVREKRGLAAQVRILEPPLVTQDFFIYLHERHRAFVPALAAALQGMQDDGTYDRMHGAGLMRARDEGAQ from the coding sequence ATGCCGGCAGTCCAGAGCCATGCCATGAGGAGGCAAGCCCCCTCGCCCCTGACCCGCCTGCCGGCGGCAGCCGGATGCCGGCAGCGGCTCCCGGCCCTCGTATCTCTCCTGCTGCTGCTCCTGTCGGCCGCCGCACCGGCGCGGGCCGGCCAGCCTCTGGTCCTCAACACCCCCGGCAATCCGCCCTGGCACTACCCGGACCAGAGCGGCATCGCCGACCGCTTGGCGCACGAGGCCTTCCGGCGTATTGGCCTTGAGGTCGTGATCCAGAGCCTGCCCGCCGAGCGGGCGCTGTTGAACGCTGACGCCGGCCTGGAAGACGGGGACTGCGGCCGGATTCCGGGGCTCAGCGCCCGGTATCCCCACCTGGTGCAGGTGCCGGCCGTGTATGCCAGGGCAGACTTTGTCGTCTTCACCAGGAGAAGCGACCTGGCTATCCGCAGCTGGCAGGACCTCGCCCCTTTGGATGTGGCGATCATCCGCGGCCACAAGCTGGCCGAGCAGAGCCTCCCCCAGACCCGATCGTTGACCTCGGTGGACTCGGTTGACCTGCTCTTCACCCTCCTGGTCAAGGACCGGGTGGATGTGGCCATCTGTGAGCGGCTCTTCGGCAGCCACGTGCGCGAGAAGAGGGGGCTTGCCGCCCAGGTGCGGATACTGGAGCCGCCCCTGGTCACCCAGGACTTCTTCATCTATTTGCACGAGCGACACCGGGCCTTCGTGCCGGCCCTGGCCGCCGCCCTCCAGGGGATGCAAGACGACGGCACCTACGACCGGATGCATGGGGCTGGACTCATGCGGGCCCGGGACGAGGGGGCCCAGTAG
- the atpD gene encoding F0F1 ATP synthase subunit beta translates to MAAGDDSTDTPRFCGQVVAVRGTVVDVRFPDGLPPLDAALHCELDGDGVITAVVHSHLGAATVRAMAIDSTRGLRRGAPVASSGQALSVPVGAGLIGRVFDLRGRPLDGGPPLPRGRTLPLLRPPPPPSARRGLGEVYPTGIKVIDLFCPFTHGGRVAVFGGAGVGKTVVLTEFIHNAVANLKGVAVFAGIGERSREGRELWQELQDRGFMDRTVMVFGQMHEPPGARFLVGLAALSVAEYFRDLEGRDVLLLVDNLYRHVQAGMEVSGLLGRLPSRVGYQPTLAADIASLEERITATERGDMVSVQAVYVPADDYADPAVTHAFWHMDSALVLSREVAAEGIYPAVDPLASSSKALDPAIVGSAHYEAAQAARQVLGRYHELKDLIAMLGPDELSAQDRQLVGRARRLRNFLSQPFFVAEHFTGTPGRSVPVAATVAGVQAVLDGACDDLPEERLFMIGELAEALA, encoded by the coding sequence ATGGCAGCCGGTGACGACAGCACCGACACCCCCCGCTTCTGCGGCCAAGTGGTGGCGGTGCGGGGCACAGTGGTGGATGTCCGGTTTCCGGATGGGCTGCCGCCCCTGGATGCTGCCTTGCATTGCGAGCTGGACGGAGACGGCGTCATCACCGCGGTGGTGCACTCCCATCTCGGCGCGGCCACGGTGCGGGCCATGGCCATCGACTCCACCCGAGGCCTGAGGCGGGGGGCGCCGGTGGCCAGCTCCGGGCAGGCCCTCAGCGTGCCGGTGGGAGCAGGGCTCATCGGCCGGGTGTTCGATCTGCGGGGCCGGCCGCTGGACGGCGGGCCGCCGTTGCCCCGCGGCCGGACCCTGCCCCTCCTGCGGCCGCCGCCCCCGCCTTCCGCCCGCCGGGGTCTCGGCGAGGTCTATCCCACCGGCATCAAGGTCATCGATCTCTTCTGCCCCTTCACCCACGGCGGCCGGGTGGCGGTCTTTGGCGGCGCCGGGGTAGGCAAGACCGTGGTCCTGACCGAGTTCATCCACAACGCAGTAGCCAATCTCAAGGGCGTGGCGGTCTTTGCCGGCATCGGCGAGCGCTCCCGGGAGGGGCGGGAGCTGTGGCAGGAGCTGCAGGATCGCGGCTTCATGGACCGCACCGTCATGGTCTTCGGCCAGATGCACGAGCCGCCCGGCGCCCGCTTCCTGGTGGGCCTGGCCGCCCTGTCCGTGGCCGAGTATTTCCGGGACCTGGAAGGCCGGGACGTCCTCCTCCTGGTGGACAACCTCTACCGTCACGTCCAGGCCGGCATGGAGGTGTCCGGCCTCCTGGGCCGGCTGCCTTCCCGGGTGGGCTACCAGCCGACCCTGGCGGCGGATATCGCCAGCCTGGAGGAGCGGATCACCGCCACTGAGCGGGGCGACATGGTCTCGGTGCAGGCGGTGTACGTGCCGGCGGACGACTACGCCGACCCGGCCGTCACCCATGCCTTCTGGCACATGGACAGCGCCCTGGTCCTGTCCCGGGAGGTGGCGGCGGAGGGGATCTACCCGGCGGTGGACCCCCTGGCCTCCTCCTCGAAGGCCCTGGACCCGGCCATCGTCGGCAGCGCCCACTACGAGGCCGCCCAGGCGGCCCGCCAGGTGCTGGGCCGCTACCACGAGCTCAAGGATCTCATCGCCATGCTGGGGCCGGACGAGCTGTCGGCCCAGGACCGCCAGCTGGTGGGCCGGGCCCGCCGGCTCCGGAATTTTCTCTCCCAGCCCTTCTTTGTCGCCGAGCACTTCACCGGTACCCCCGGCCGCAGTGTGCCCGTGGCCGCCACGGTGGCCGGCGTTCAGGCTGTTCTCGACGGCGCCTGCGATGACCTTCCGGAGGAGCGCCTGTTCATGATCGGCGAGCTGGCCGAGGCTCTGGCCTAG
- a CDS encoding DEAD/DEAH box helicase, whose product MPPNWSRPTMFSTSWFATGRSWPTRPAEAAAGLTRLLSFAGWQDEPLQEPPDHLRPYQRHGLAWLAALARYGLGGILADDLGLGKTHQALALVQQVLRHGSGRRVLVVAPTSVVPHWVDKIRSFYPDLSVWIHHGGRRHQAELADQALILTTYGILRQDAELFAGLRLDLVLLDEAQNLKSARTEVYAAASRLQARVVLGLTGTPVENSVWDLKALFDLCLPGLLGSNAHFGRLYGSAAADDGASQHRQALARLVRPFILRRSRQQVLTELPAVIEDVRLCELADDQVKLYRDAIEARGRSLAAQLADADADRLPYLEILTLIGTLKAICNHPCLVEGSDDLERYGSGKWDLFVEILEECLEAGLKVVVFSQYTRMLDLIVRHLDRIGVAHAGLRGEMVMSRRQEEMRRFQEDPEVRVFCASLLAGGTGIDLTAAQAVIHYDRWWNAAREEQATARVHRMGQRSVVQVFKLITTGTLEEKIHRLIEDRRQLAATLVQEDDAAIMKGLSRQDLAELLAWQGAG is encoded by the coding sequence ATGCCCCCCAACTGGTCCCGGCCAACGATGTTCTCGACTTCCTGGTTCGCAACCGGGAGGTCCTGGCCGACCCGCCCGGCGGAGGCGGCGGCGGGCCTGACCCGGCTGCTGTCTTTTGCCGGCTGGCAGGACGAGCCGCTTCAGGAGCCGCCCGACCATCTGCGGCCTTACCAGCGGCACGGTCTGGCCTGGCTGGCGGCCCTGGCTCGCTATGGCCTGGGAGGGATCCTGGCCGACGACTTGGGCCTGGGCAAGACCCATCAGGCCCTGGCCCTGGTCCAGCAGGTGCTCCGGCACGGCAGCGGCCGCCGGGTGCTGGTGGTGGCCCCCACCTCGGTGGTGCCCCACTGGGTGGACAAGATCCGCAGCTTCTATCCCGACCTTTCCGTCTGGATCCATCATGGCGGTCGCCGGCACCAGGCCGAGCTGGCGGACCAGGCCCTTATCCTGACCACCTACGGCATCCTGCGCCAGGACGCTGAGCTGTTCGCCGGCCTGCGGTTGGACCTCGTGCTGCTGGACGAGGCCCAGAACCTCAAGAGCGCCCGGACCGAGGTCTATGCCGCGGCCAGCCGCCTGCAGGCCCGGGTGGTCCTGGGGCTGACCGGCACACCGGTGGAGAATTCGGTGTGGGACCTGAAAGCGCTCTTTGATCTGTGCCTGCCAGGGCTTCTGGGCAGCAACGCCCACTTCGGCCGTCTGTACGGCAGCGCGGCAGCGGATGACGGTGCCAGCCAGCACCGGCAGGCCCTGGCCCGCCTGGTCCGGCCCTTCATCCTGCGCCGCAGCCGGCAGCAGGTCCTGACCGAGCTGCCGGCGGTGATCGAGGATGTGCGTCTCTGCGAGCTGGCCGACGACCAGGTGAAGCTGTACCGGGACGCCATTGAGGCGCGGGGCCGGAGCTTGGCGGCCCAGCTGGCCGACGCCGACGCGGACCGCCTGCCCTATCTGGAGATCCTCACCCTCATCGGTACCCTCAAGGCGATCTGCAACCACCCGTGCCTGGTGGAGGGCAGCGATGACCTGGAGCGCTACGGCAGCGGCAAGTGGGACCTCTTTGTGGAGATTCTGGAGGAGTGCCTGGAGGCGGGCCTCAAGGTGGTCGTCTTCAGCCAGTACACCCGGATGCTCGATCTCATCGTCCGGCACCTGGACAGGATCGGAGTGGCCCACGCCGGCCTGCGGGGGGAGATGGTCATGAGCCGGCGCCAGGAAGAGATGCGCCGCTTCCAGGAGGATCCGGAGGTGCGGGTCTTTTGCGCCAGCCTCCTGGCCGGCGGCACGGGCATCGATCTCACCGCCGCCCAGGCGGTGATCCATTACGACCGCTGGTGGAACGCTGCCCGGGAGGAGCAGGCCACGGCCCGGGTGCACCGTATGGGCCAAAGGTCGGTGGTGCAGGTCTTCAAGCTCATCACCACCGGCACCCTGGAGGAGAAGATCCACCGTCTCATCGAGGACCGCCGGCAGCTGGCCGCCACCCTCGTCCAGGAAGACGACGCTGCCATCATGAAGGGCCTGTCACGCCAGGATCTGGCGGAGCTGCTTGCCTGGCAGGGGGCCGGATGA